From the Microbacterium sp. W4I4 genome, one window contains:
- a CDS encoding amino acid ABC transporter ATP-binding protein has product MSTDLIDIQAPAIDIQGLVKHFGDNEVLKGIDLTVHGGEVVCIIGPSGSGKSTLLRSVNLLEEPTGGHILIEGIDVTDEETDIDRVRQRIGMVFQSFNLFPHMTVLGNLTIAQRRVKKRSRAEAEQVAQEMLTRVGLAEKADAYPSHLSGGQQQRVAIARALCMNPDMMLFDEPTSALDPELVGEVLQVMRTLADEGMTMLVVTHEMGFAREVGSRLIFMDGGHILEQGDPREVLANPQHPRTQDFLARVL; this is encoded by the coding sequence ATGAGCACGGATCTGATCGACATCCAGGCACCGGCGATCGACATCCAGGGTCTGGTCAAGCACTTCGGCGACAACGAGGTGCTCAAGGGCATCGACCTGACGGTGCACGGCGGCGAGGTCGTCTGCATCATCGGGCCGTCGGGTTCGGGCAAGTCGACGCTGCTGCGTTCGGTGAATCTGCTCGAGGAGCCCACCGGCGGCCACATCCTCATCGAGGGGATCGACGTCACCGACGAGGAGACCGACATCGACCGGGTGCGCCAGCGCATCGGGATGGTGTTCCAGAGCTTCAATCTGTTCCCGCACATGACCGTGCTGGGCAACCTCACGATCGCCCAGCGCCGCGTGAAGAAGCGCTCGAGGGCAGAGGCCGAGCAGGTCGCGCAGGAGATGCTCACCCGTGTGGGGTTGGCGGAGAAGGCGGATGCGTATCCGAGCCACCTGTCAGGCGGTCAGCAGCAGCGCGTCGCGATCGCACGTGCGCTGTGCATGAATCCCGACATGATGCTGTTCGACGAGCCCACGTCGGCGCTCGACCCCGAACTGGTCGGCGAGGTGCTCCAGGTGATGCGCACCCTGGCGGACGAGGGCATGACCATGCTGGTGGTCACGCACGAGATGGGCTTCGCCCGTGAGGTCGGCTCGCGCCTGATCTTCATGGACGGCGGTCACATCCTCGAGCAGGGCGACCCGCGCGAGGTGCTGGCCAATCCCCAGCATCCGCGTACGCAGGACTTCCTCGCGCGCGTGCTCTAG